A part of Microbacterium atlanticum genomic DNA contains:
- the trxA gene encoding thioredoxin gives MTAKATTSATFEQDVLQADGPVLVDFWAEWCGPCRMVSPVLDQIQSEHPDKITILKLNVDENPDLAMKYQITSIPAMKVFNKGQVETTIIGAKPKFALEQDLARYIG, from the coding sequence ATGACCGCCAAGGCGACGACCTCCGCCACGTTCGAGCAGGATGTGCTTCAGGCTGACGGCCCGGTGCTCGTGGACTTCTGGGCCGAGTGGTGCGGGCCGTGCCGCATGGTCTCGCCCGTCCTCGACCAGATCCAGTCGGAGCACCCTGACAAGATCACGATCCTCAAGCTCAACGTGGACGAGAACCCCGACCTCGCGATGAAGTACCAGATCACGTCGATCCCCGCGATGAAGGTGTTCAACAAGGGCCAGGTCGAGACCACGATCATCGGCGCCAAGCCGAAGTTCGCGCTCGAGCAGGACCTCGCGCGCTACATCGGCTGA